A window of Fibrobacter sp. UBA4297 contains these coding sequences:
- a CDS encoding GIY-YIG nuclease family protein has translation MPNNYYTYMMTNQSNTTLYIGVTNNIERRALEHIEGTGAAFTSKYKINKLVYFERYTEVLDAIRREKQLKGWKREKKVMLINQMNPEWNNLMQE, from the coding sequence ATGCCAAATAATTATTATACATACATGATGACAAATCAAAGTAATACTACTTTATATATTGGTGTAACGAATAATATTGAACGTCGTGCGTTGGAACATATTGAAGGGACTGGTGCTGCATTTACATCTAAATACAAGATTAATAAACTTGTTTATTTTGAACGATATACAGAAGTATTGGATGCAATTAGGCGAGAAAAACAATTAAAAGGATGGAAACGAGAAAAAAAGGTAATGCTTATAAATCAGATGAATCCTGAATGGAATAACTTGATGCAAGAATAG
- a CDS encoding sugar phosphate nucleotidyltransferase codes for MTRADDKLNVLILAAGLGTRLRPLTSEIPKPLVRVYDKSILEIQMERAKSLGDIRLHANAHYLADQIVSEGERLGFEKVWVETPEILGTAGPLRRIYATGYRGGLLIMNGDAYCNFDLGAFVRNARNRCDVALLAVDFPKVNTFRVGADGRLAGVVGRFGATEGVPATFSGISWYSDEALARIRDGEFDIREFWKQEIAAGRAPFVDMSQLHATWIDMGSPEGLMAAVEARLQELGHDPNEAVVEPGVALPADVKVKHSVIFKGAEIQPGETIENEIRGKDFRWIVNGQ; via the coding sequence ATGACGCGAGCTGACGATAAATTGAACGTGTTGATTCTAGCGGCTGGGCTTGGCACAAGGCTGAGACCTTTGACGTCGGAAATCCCGAAGCCGTTGGTTCGCGTTTATGACAAGAGCATTCTCGAAATCCAGATGGAGCGGGCAAAGTCGCTTGGCGATATCCGCTTACACGCAAATGCGCATTACCTGGCCGACCAGATTGTAAGCGAGGGTGAACGTCTTGGCTTCGAAAAAGTCTGGGTCGAAACGCCAGAAATCCTCGGAACGGCAGGCCCGTTGCGTCGGATTTATGCGACGGGGTATCGCGGTGGCCTCTTGATTATGAATGGCGACGCGTACTGCAATTTTGACTTGGGTGCGTTTGTGCGGAATGCACGAAACCGCTGTGATGTTGCACTCCTGGCGGTCGATTTTCCCAAAGTGAACACGTTCCGCGTGGGGGCGGATGGCCGCCTTGCAGGCGTTGTCGGTCGTTTCGGTGCTACGGAAGGCGTGCCCGCGACGTTCTCTGGAATCTCGTGGTACAGCGACGAAGCTTTGGCTAGAATCCGTGACGGCGAATTTGATATCCGTGAATTCTGGAAACAGGAAATTGCGGCTGGCCGTGCGCCGTTTGTCGATATGTCGCAGTTGCATGCCACGTGGATTGATATGGGATCGCCCGAAGGTCTCATGGCTGCTGTGGAAGCGCGTTTGCAGGAACTTGGGCATGATCCGAACGAGGCCGTTGTCGAACCCGGTGTTGCTTTGCCTGCCGACGTGAAAGTCAAACATTCTGTAATTTTTAAAGGTGCCGAAATTCAACCCGGCGAGACCATCGAAAACGAAATCCGCGGAAAAGATTTCAGATGGATAGTCAATGGTCAATAG